AAAAATAAATGCTACCCCAATATTTAGATTTGAAATTTTCTAGATGCTCAAAGAAGGATTCAAGGAATTTTCCATAAAGTGTGGGATGTCCAGGTCGTAGGAAATAACATAGAGAGATGGCAAAATAAATTAAGAATATTTAGACAAAAGGTGAGAGGATGGATTCTAAACTCAGATGCACTatgcagaaaaataaaaaagaaatcttATCCAAACTTGATGAGATTGACAAAAGAGCAGAGGTGTTGGGATTATCTGCCTGTGACAGAAATGAGCAAAAAGAGTTGAGAACTCAATTAGGGAGACTGGTGAAGCAAGAAGAAATAAAATTGTTACAAAGATACAAAGACAGGGAGATCAAAGATGGGGATAACAACACTAAATATTACAATGCTCAGGTGAATGGGAGGAGAAGGAAAATAGAATATTCTCCCTGAGCCAGGCTGAGGGAGAGACTGAAGGGGATGAGGAACTGGTTAAATACATCACAAACTTCTATAAAGACCTATTTGGTCAACCTGAAAATTCTATTGTGAACTTAAACATTCAAGATGCTCCTGGCATCTTAGAAGAACAATCTAGAACTTTAATTGAGCCCTTCGGTATGCAAGAGCTACAGGAGGTGGTTTTCAATGTGGAGAAAAATAAAAGCCCTGGTCCAGATGGTCTGCTTGTAGAATTTTACCAGAATTTCTGGGAATTAATTAAATGGGGCCTTAAGGGTTTACTTGATGATTTCCATTCTGGAAACCTGGACATTTCTAGGTTGAATTATGGAATTATTACATTAGTACCCAAGGTTAAAGATGCTAAACAAATACAGAAATTCAAACCAATATGCTTACTTAATGTGAGTTTCAAGATAATAACAAAAGCACTAATGAATAGACTCAGCAAGGTCATTAGGCCAATAATCTCTTCAAACCAGACAACATTCATAAAAGAGAGATATATTATGGAAGGGGTTGTGGTGTTGCATGAAGCTTTACAATACATAAAAAGAAACAAAGTGCTCTGCTCTTCAAGGtagattttgaaaaagcatatAATAAGATCAAATGGCCTTTCGTGTATAAGATGATGAAGTTAAAAAACTTCCCCGATCAATGGTGTGACTTGGTAATGCACACTATGGTGGGGGCATGTAGGGGTTAAAGTAAATGATATTATTGGGCcatattttaaaactttcaaagggCTGAGACAGGGAGATTCCCTGTCACCCCTAATATTTGACATAGCTGCTGATGCATTGGCTATAATCTTAGACAAAGCTATGCAGGAGGGGTTTGTGAAAGGGGTACTCTCAGGGTATAATAATTGTGAAGTCAATATgctgcaatatgcagatgatacaatTTTCCTGCTACAAGATGATGAGGAAAGTGCAAAGAATTTGAAATTCATTTTAACAGCTTCTAAACAAATGTCTGCACTGACcattaactttcataagagtgaAATTTTCTTATTTGGAGAGGCTGTAAACAAGACTGATATATATCAAGAGATCTTTACATGtgaggtgggaaagatgcccattaAATATCTAGGACTACCGGTGGCTGATATTAGACTAGGAAACAAATTCTGGAAGGGAGTTACAGAAAAAACTGAGAAAAGATGTGCATGTTGGTAAGGCAGACTGTTGAACATGGCTGGGAGAGTGACTCTAGTACAAGCATGTCTTACCAACATTCCTCTTTTTATGATGTCCTTTTACCCCTTGCCTGTTGGAGTCAGGAAAAAAATAGATTTCTTCAGAGCTAGACTTGTGTGGCAAGAAGATGAAAATAAGAAAAAAATATCATTTGGTTAACTGGAAAACAAGTTGCCTACCAAAAGAACATGGGGGGCTTGGAATTATTAATTTAGAAATCATGAATAAATCATTGTTGGCTAAATGGCTCTGGAAAATGGAAACTGAATCAGGAACCTAGGTGAATATTTTGAGAAACAAATATGTTCAGAATAAGTGTTTATCTGGAATAAAAAGGAAGCCTGGAGACTCCCAGTTTTTGAGCAGTCTAATGGGAGTAAAAAAATACTTTCAACATGTCAAGAAAAAACTGGGAGATGGGAATGAGACTAGATTATGGGAGGATTGGTGGGTGGGATCTAAACCTCTAAAAGATCTATACCCTAGACTATACAATATTAGCTTTGATCACAACATTTCAGTGGCAGATGCTATTAACAGAGGGTGGCAAGGATTTAGTTTTAGACGAACCTTGACCAGAGAAACGATAGAACTATGGAATAGCCTAAAAACAAGATGTGAGGAGGTGAGGATGCATGGGGGGGAAAGACCAGCCCCTTTGGATGCTCACTAAAAACAGAATATTTTTTGTTAAGTCTTTATACTCCTTTCTGATCAATGATGGTGTGGGATTCCCACACAAATTCTCGTGGAAAATTAAAATTCCAGCCAAGATTAAAATGTTCTTTTGGTTGTTTACTAGAAGAAGCATTTTGACCAAAGACAATTTGATCAAAAAAGGATGGAAGGGAGGAAAAGAGTGTGTATATTATGGGCAAGAAGAAAACATTGATCACCTTTTCTTTGAGTGTTCAGCGGCTAGATTGGTCTGGAGTTTGATCAAATGTGCTTTGGACCTTAGAACAACCCCAATAAACTCAAATGACTACTTGGGTGGGTGGTTGAAAACCTTTAAAAAAACTGAGAAAAGGTTAGTTTTGGTGGGAAGCGTTGTCGGTTTTGCAGAGAAAAAAGCCGGAACAAAAACTACTGCAGCTGGGAGCAAAACTAATCAAGCGAGTGGCAAGTGAGATATATAAGGTGGCACAGGGATGGAGACTTGGCGTACGGCGGCTGGGAGGATGACTCCAGCTATCTTCAAAAGGATCATGTCTTCTTCCTGTTTACGCCATGTAATCTTGAACTTGGGGGAGAATAATAACTGAAACTAATGTAAGCGATGCATGTCTTTTGTATTTCCCTGCGGCTAGTAGTCTTTAGCTTAGATTAAAAATGTTGTCATTTCGAACCCGATGGCTAGACGGGAGTGTCCCTggtttgtgttctttatggtttcattaatgaaatcggagggaaacctcttttgtttcaaaaaaaatacatacaCAAAAAAGAGAAATGCACACACTGCCTCACACATACATTATCATCACTTTTGCTTAAAAAAACATACATTATCATCACTTCACACAGAATCATATAGAGTACACGTACGTACTGCATAAACTTGGCAATACCAGACTAGCACAAGCTTCCAGAAACAAACACACACATTTTGCATAGGTTGCAGCTAATTAACCAGCTCGACTCAATGACTCAACTCCAATCAATAGTACTACaggagtactccctctgtaaactaatataagagcgtttagaatattagtttacagagggagtacttattaTGCAACAGAACAGAGTACTCTAGACTGATTGTGACGACGATCATGATACTGCTGCTTCTTATTCATGGCCTTGGAGTAGATATTTTTAGGGGTGAAATTTAGTAGATGGACGGTTGGATCAGGCTCTGATGCAGACAGACCTGTCGAAGACCCAGCTGAACCTTGCGAACTCGGGCTCTTTCGCGGCTTTGATTGcgcggtcgtgggccagctcctccacccGCCGGATCTTTCGCGGCAGCCCGCACACGTACTCCTGcgcgcgccgcccctcgccggacagCTGCCCCCCGGCGAGGTCCGCCACCCTCCACCTCCGCACGAAGTGCTCCACCATGTCGCCGTAGTCCCTTGCCGTGTACACCCCGGTGCGCTGTGCGACCGCCGAGAAGTGCTCGAACAGGTCAGCGTCGCGGCCATCGGTCATGAGCTGGCCAGGCATGGTGATTTTGTCCCGCAGGACGGCGGCCAGCGCCCGCACCATCCCGTCCGGGTCGAGCTCGAACAACTTGGCGGCCGCCTTGGTGTAGGCCGTCTCATGGCGCTTCTCGTCGGCGGCCACGACGCCGCAGATCTTGGCGAGGCAGCGGTCGCCGTGGCGCGCGGCGTGCTTGGCGGTGTGGGTATGGGAGATGAAGGTGGCACGCTCCTGGAAGGAACCGTAGACGATGTTGTGGTAGGGGCTGGACGGCCTGAGCATCTGCATGCCGTTGCGGAGGAGGTGGTGGACGGTCCGCTCGACCTGGCGCGTGTCGACACGGCCGGAGAGGTAGAGGTAGCGGTTGAGGAGATCGCCGTGGCGGTTCTCCTCGGCCGTCCATCCGCGGATCCAGCGCGCCCAGGGCAGGTCGCTGCAGCCCGTGTCGTCGCTGCAGCCCGCCACCCGGTTTCCCACGCACATGTACGTCGGCAGCGCCTCCTCCGTTACCATGTTGCCCACCAGGCACACCAGCACGTCGTCCGGCACGCCGGAGGCTTGGTCCTGGAGCTcttccgtcgtcatcatcatcatcgacggcggcggctgctgctCGGCGGAGCGGCCAGCTGAAGTGAGGGAGAAGCAGGGGAGCAGGTCGCTGGGCTGCCACGCGTCCTCCACCGGGGTGAGCAGCGGCAGAACCTGTTTCTCCACCCACCCGCTCAGGTTCAGAGTCCGcgccacctccgcctccgcctgctCTTGCGGCCGCATCCCCGTCACCGCGTTGTCGAAATGAGCTGTCGCGGTGGACTTGCAGGCCCATCTCCCAGCTCTCGCCGCAGCCCGGCTCCTGCACCTGCATGCATAAACGATTCCATTTCATCCGCTTGCTCACCACAtcgcgtgcatgtgtgtgtgaggAAGAGAGCCTTCGTGTACCTACCAGCTTGGATGGGCCTGTGCCGGCATGGCGAGACCGTGCGGGAAAGACATGAGCATGCTCATCTTCTCACTGCTGCAAAGGCAAAATCTTCACTGACGATGCTGTGTTGCGGGCAACGTAATGAGCCCCTGCATGTTTGCTCCGTATATATGTGCACCTACCTGTGCGCGTTAAAAAGAGCGCAAGGAACCCAAAATTGCAGTTGAAAGTATATTTACCGACCTTTGCTAGACGTACAAAGACTTACATGAGTTTACGGGATGATTTCTGAAATGGCAGGCTTTAATTGGATGAAGGGTGTGGGCGCGGCCCCACACAGGTGAAAATCAGGGAGGGCATTTATGAATTTATGGAAGGGTACGTAGCAGCCCCGTAAGAAGCCGTACGTGTAGCATTTTTTATATTTACCACTGAAGAATCCATCCCCGGCCCCTCGTGGAAGATCGGTGTTGGCTCTATTATACTCGTGCCGTGACTTAAAACCTTCGTAAAAGTAGATTCGTGAAATTATACTCGTGGAAGATCAGTGCTGGCTCTATTATACTCGTTCGAAATCCCGCATCGGTGTCCGACACCTTGGACCAACCAAAAAGAAGACACTCAGAGCTCGCAAAATTTGCAATCCCCCATTATTTCTGGGCCAAATCATGTCCCCTCCGCCGCGATAGAAGCCACCCGGTCCGTTCTGGATCGTTCGACAGTCCGCCGCCACCGCAATAGATCCACCGGAGCCCATCACGAGGTTCTTCGTCTCGCTACATCACGAGGTTATTCGTTTCACTGGACCAAGAGCCCAATCGCGCGGCCGCATTCGTACAACGGTGAGAGCGGCGCATGATGGAGAGGGTGAAGAAGAAGGCGCATGTGGCCGCTCAGGCTGGAGCTCCTCCTACACATCGGACTGTCATGCTAGTTATGCTCGGGGAATCGCCACCCTGGCCTGTCCGGTACAATCCATCGTACTACTACGTCGGCATCTATACGGTTAGCCCGACACATAGCAATCATCCCAGGACTCTGGCGTCTCCTTCAgcttcgcctccggccaccctccaCTATCTATCTCAAAAATGACTATTTGTTCACAGAGTTGCAAGCATTGGTCCGGTCATGGTTTCGATTAGAGGAGCCCTCGTCCGATGGTGGCCGATCAGTGTTTGGCGCTATGCCTCTACCAAGATCGGCGGCGGCCACCGACGAGGCGGTGATGAGCACCATCCACCATGGCGGCAACCAGAAAGATGAACAAGTCAATGACCACTACACGCCACAGCTGGAGCAAGAGACATTGACAGACACCGAGCAGTCGGTCGTgcctgatgcagatgcaaagaagagGGGTTGGTTGTACTCAAACAAAGAGGGTGAATTGTTTTGGTGCGGTTGGGCAAAAGTGTTGATCCGCGTCAAGGCACGGGGTAAAAAGGCTTAGCTTTTCGACAAATTGTGTATGATTTCTACCATGAGCAAAATCACTACGACCCTGCGACTAGGAAGTGATCCATGATCGCAATCAAAAGTCTCTAAGCCATTGATGGTACACTATTTAAAAGGTCGTCAACAAGTTCTTTGTGGTCTATATTGATAGACGTGTCTGTAAtcattgattgtttcatgctattattataccacttttacatatttttggcaataaattatattatttttatttgtactaacctattaacgCAGTGCCAAAGGCTAGTTCCCGTTTTCTATTGTTTTTTGG
Above is a window of Triticum dicoccoides isolate Atlit2015 ecotype Zavitan chromosome 5B, WEW_v2.0, whole genome shotgun sequence DNA encoding:
- the LOC119310007 gene encoding acyl-[acyl-carrier-protein] desaturase 4, chloroplastic-like, giving the protein MSMLMSFPHGLAMPAQAHPSWCRSRAAARAGRWACKSTATAHFDNAVTGMRPQEQAEAEVARTLNLSGWVEKQVLPLLTPVEDAWQPSDLLPCFSLTSAGRSAEQQPPPSMMMMTTEELQDQASGVPDDVLVCLVGNMVTEEALPTYMCVGNRVAGCSDDTGCSDLPWARWIRGWTAEENRHGDLLNRYLYLSGRVDTRQVERTVHHLLRNGMQMLRPSSPYHNIVYGSFQERATFISHTHTAKHAARHGDRCLAKICGVVAADEKRHETAYTKAAAKLFELDPDGMVRALAAVLRDKITMPGQLMTDGRDADLFEHFSAVAQRTGVYTARDYGDMVEHFVRRWRVADLAGGQLSGEGRRAQEYVCGLPRKIRRVEELAHDRAIKAAKEPEFARFSWVFDRSVCIRA